One Chitinispirillum alkaliphilum genomic region harbors:
- a CDS encoding Erythronate-4-phosphate dehydrogenase, with protein sequence MNIIADQNILFAAESFAELGEVTVLPSYKINREELKKADIALVRSVTPVGKELLEDTPVRFVASATIGIDHVDLDYLRERSIGFAHAPGSNADSVAEYVLASILETTGKTASELSGLKIAIIGVGNVGSKVCRIATSLGMECLLYDPPKKQLTGSGIYLPLEQVLSEADIITLHVPLEMSEPYSTYHMVNKDFMSMIKNKPILINTSRGKVIDEKEFRQSRDCFGPVVFDVWDNEPSINTETVRMVDIATPHIAGYSFDGKVRGTEMIQSSTCAFFFQKQNWFVDKEQISNICETLDLSESGDPVTDAVRSAYQIKKDDEQFRAIFSVSKEMQHSFFEEFRKNYHRRYEFPHFLTLLSEKQKEEMEILSQLRFPAELKSGVDDTVESVSST encoded by the coding sequence ATGAACATAATAGCAGATCAGAATATTCTTTTTGCCGCCGAATCATTTGCTGAGCTTGGTGAAGTGACGGTGCTACCCAGCTACAAAATTAATCGTGAAGAGTTGAAGAAGGCAGATATCGCACTGGTGAGGTCGGTTACTCCTGTGGGTAAAGAGTTGCTGGAAGATACACCGGTACGTTTTGTTGCCAGTGCCACTATCGGCATAGATCATGTGGATCTGGATTATCTCCGTGAAAGAAGTATCGGATTTGCCCATGCTCCAGGTTCCAATGCCGATTCTGTGGCGGAGTATGTGTTGGCTTCCATTTTGGAAACAACCGGAAAAACTGCTTCAGAGCTTTCGGGACTAAAAATTGCAATTATAGGTGTTGGAAATGTGGGGAGCAAGGTATGCAGGATTGCTACATCCCTTGGGATGGAATGTTTGCTTTATGATCCACCCAAAAAGCAGTTGACCGGAAGCGGAATCTATCTTCCCTTAGAACAGGTGCTAAGCGAAGCTGACATTATCACTCTTCATGTGCCGCTTGAAATGTCGGAACCATATTCAACTTATCACATGGTAAATAAAGACTTCATGTCCATGATAAAGAATAAACCAATTCTGATCAATACAAGCAGGGGCAAAGTTATAGACGAAAAGGAGTTCCGTCAAAGTCGTGACTGTTTTGGGCCTGTTGTTTTTGATGTCTGGGATAATGAACCTTCCATAAACACTGAAACTGTCCGTATGGTTGATATTGCAACTCCCCATATCGCAGGGTATTCCTTTGATGGCAAGGTGAGGGGGACAGAGATGATTCAAAGTTCTACCTGTGCGTTTTTCTTTCAGAAACAAAACTGGTTTGTGGATAAGGAGCAGATTTCAAATATATGCGAAACACTTGACTTGTCTGAGTCGGGTGATCCTGTAACAGATGCTGTGAGAAGTGCTTACCAGATAAAGAAAGATGATGAGCAGTTCAGGGCGATTTTTTCGGTCAGCAAAGAGATGCAGCACTCATTTTTCGAAGAGTTCAGGAAAAATTACCACAGAAGATACGAGTTCCCTCACTTTTTGACCCTTCTTTCTGAAAAACAGAAAGAGGAGATGGAGATCCTCTCTCAGCTGCGATTCCCCGCAGAGCTTAAATCCGGGGTGGATGATACTGTTGAATCGGTAAGCAGTACATGA
- a CDS encoding 6-phosphogluconate dehydrogenase, decarboxylating yields the protein MSLECDIGVIGLAVMGQNLILNMNDKGFSVAVYNRSASRTEQFLSSGARGRSDIVASYSIEEFCSLLSSPRKIMLMVKAGEAVDDFIQQLLPHLSAGDIIIDGGNSFYVDTIRRTEYLAGKEILFIGSGISGGEEGARHGPSIMPGGNSHAWDQVKKIFSSICARTPQGELCCDWVGPDGAGHYVKMIHNGIEYGDMQLISEAYSLLKNVVGLNHQQMGEVFRNWNSTELKSYLIEITADIMNYKDIDNSPLLTKILDVATQKGTGKWTGINSFELGVPVTLISEAVYARAVSELKEERSVASGQFSNPGFKYSEEKDELVEHIREALLASKIISYAQGFMLLRAASEHYSWNLDYGKIALLWREGCIIRSVFLDKIKQAFVNSPDLKNLILDPYFKTIIESTQASWRKVVSVAVQAGISVPAFSTALSFFDGYRTPNSAANLIQAQRDYFGAHTYKRNDRPGDQFFHTNWSGRGGEATSGSGLV from the coding sequence ATGAGCTTAGAGTGTGATATCGGGGTTATTGGGTTGGCTGTCATGGGGCAAAACCTCATTCTTAATATGAATGATAAGGGGTTTTCTGTAGCCGTGTACAACAGGTCTGCATCCAGAACTGAGCAGTTTCTCTCTTCCGGGGCAAGGGGCAGATCAGATATTGTGGCCTCGTACAGCATAGAAGAGTTTTGCTCTCTTCTCTCATCACCCAGAAAAATAATGCTTATGGTCAAAGCGGGGGAGGCCGTTGATGATTTTATTCAGCAGCTCCTGCCACATCTCTCAGCTGGTGATATTATAATTGATGGAGGGAACAGTTTCTACGTAGATACCATTAGGCGAACCGAATATCTGGCCGGAAAAGAGATACTTTTTATCGGATCTGGAATAAGCGGGGGGGAAGAGGGGGCGCGGCATGGGCCCTCCATAATGCCGGGTGGAAACAGTCATGCATGGGATCAGGTAAAAAAGATTTTCTCTTCAATATGTGCCAGAACGCCTCAGGGGGAACTGTGTTGCGACTGGGTTGGTCCTGACGGTGCGGGGCATTATGTGAAGATGATCCATAATGGAATCGAATATGGGGATATGCAGCTTATAAGTGAAGCGTATTCTTTGCTTAAAAATGTTGTTGGTTTGAATCACCAGCAAATGGGTGAGGTATTCAGGAACTGGAACTCTACAGAGCTGAAGAGCTATCTGATAGAGATCACTGCTGACATAATGAATTATAAGGATATTGATAACTCACCGCTTCTTACCAAAATATTGGATGTTGCAACTCAGAAAGGTACCGGTAAATGGACCGGTATAAACTCCTTTGAGCTTGGTGTTCCGGTTACTTTGATTTCTGAGGCTGTATATGCCCGTGCTGTTTCAGAGCTTAAGGAGGAGCGTAGCGTGGCTTCGGGGCAATTTTCAAATCCCGGGTTTAAATACAGTGAAGAGAAAGATGAGTTGGTGGAGCACATAAGAGAGGCTCTGCTGGCTTCAAAAATCATCTCTTATGCTCAGGGGTTTATGCTCCTGAGAGCGGCTTCCGAGCACTACTCATGGAATCTCGATTATGGGAAAATCGCTCTTCTGTGGCGGGAAGGGTGTATCATACGAAGTGTTTTTCTCGATAAAATCAAGCAGGCATTTGTGAATTCCCCCGATCTCAAAAACCTCATCCTCGACCCCTATTTCAAAACGATTATAGAATCCACCCAAGCCTCATGGCGTAAGGTAGTATCCGTTGCCGTGCAAGCCGGTATTTCTGTTCCAGCATTCTCAACCGCATTAAGTTTTTTTGATGGATACAGAACCCCTAACTCCGCTGCTAATCTCATACAGGCACAGCGTGATTATTTCGGCGCACACACCTATAAGCGAAACGACAGACCCGGCGATCAGTTCTTTCACACAAACTGGAGTGGCAGAGGAGGAGAGGCCACATCCGGATCAGGTCTGGTGTGA
- a CDS encoding Formamidopyrimidine-DNA glycosylase produces MPEMPDVEQCRKFVQSRALHKKISHIEVLNDKVLSSGTHPTSLNRSLNGKLFKSALRHGKHLILSTGENVCMNMHFGMTGCLRYEKETESTQSYDKLVVVFSNRDRLVYVSKRMLGRVGLCKTLSSFLSEHKLGPDALSISEDEFIGFLSKKKTSVKQALMDQSRIAGIGNEYSDEILFQARLHPLKIAADLSEEEKHTLYYKMGEVLNFSIQNDAQSSRFPENWILKFRKSGAKCGGCGGKVEQIKVSGRTAYFCPKCQKQK; encoded by the coding sequence TTGCCTGAAATGCCGGATGTTGAACAATGCAGAAAGTTTGTCCAAAGCAGGGCACTTCACAAAAAGATTTCCCACATAGAAGTTTTAAACGACAAAGTACTCTCTTCGGGTACTCACCCCACATCCCTAAACCGCTCTTTGAACGGAAAACTCTTCAAATCAGCTCTCAGACATGGAAAACACCTCATACTCAGCACTGGTGAAAATGTTTGTATGAATATGCATTTCGGTATGACCGGTTGCCTGCGGTATGAAAAAGAAACTGAGTCCACCCAATCTTATGATAAATTGGTTGTTGTTTTTTCAAACAGGGACAGGCTGGTTTATGTAAGCAAAAGAATGCTTGGCAGGGTAGGGTTATGCAAAACTTTGAGCAGCTTTCTGTCTGAACACAAACTGGGACCAGATGCATTATCCATTAGTGAGGATGAGTTCATCGGTTTTCTTTCCAAGAAGAAGACATCTGTAAAGCAGGCTCTCATGGATCAAAGCAGGATTGCAGGTATAGGAAATGAGTATTCTGATGAAATCCTTTTTCAGGCCAGGCTTCATCCTTTAAAGATAGCGGCGGATCTCTCTGAAGAGGAAAAGCATACTCTGTACTATAAGATGGGTGAAGTTTTAAATTTTTCGATTCAAAATGATGCACAAAGCTCCAGGTTCCCGGAAAACTGGATTCTAAAGTTCAGGAAGAGCGGGGCAAAATGTGGGGGTTGCGGTGGGAAAGTGGAACAGATAAAGGTGTCGGGCAGAACTGCCTATTTCTGTCCAAAATGTCAGAAACAGAAATAA
- a CDS encoding Enolase → MSRITHIKGREILDSRGNPTVEVEIVLDNGLRAISSVPSGASTGSKEALELRDKDPSRYMGKGVLKAVENVNKVIAKALDGMEPYEQSLIDKTLIELDGSENKGNLGANAILGTSMAVSKVAALDKGKPLYEHLATDGNLRLPVPFFNILNGGAHADTNVDIQEFMIAPVGAPSFSEALRFGTETYHSLKSVLKSKNLQTGIGDEGGFAPELNSNREALELIMTAIEKAGFKAGEDIALAMDAAASEFYEFGDYILKADKKTLKAEGMIDFYRSLIENYPIISIEDPLSEHDWEGWQQLTAELGEKVQLVGDDLFVTNKAILATGIEKKAANSILIKLNQIGTVSETIDTIKLAGSNSYSCMFSHRSGETEDTFLADISVASGVGQIKSGAPARSERVAKYNQLLRIEQQLGERAEFSKLK, encoded by the coding sequence ATGTCCCGGATTACACACATTAAAGGAAGAGAAATACTTGATTCACGTGGCAACCCCACGGTAGAAGTGGAAATTGTTTTGGATAACGGTCTCAGGGCAATTTCCTCTGTACCTTCCGGAGCTTCAACCGGAAGCAAGGAAGCCCTTGAGCTCAGAGACAAGGATCCTTCAAGGTATATGGGAAAAGGTGTTCTCAAGGCCGTTGAAAACGTGAATAAAGTAATCGCAAAAGCTCTCGATGGAATGGAGCCCTATGAGCAAAGCCTTATCGACAAAACCCTTATCGAGCTTGATGGCAGTGAGAATAAGGGGAACCTTGGTGCAAATGCAATACTCGGAACATCCATGGCAGTTTCAAAGGTAGCCGCTTTGGATAAGGGAAAACCTCTGTATGAGCATCTGGCAACTGATGGAAATCTCCGCTTACCGGTGCCTTTTTTCAATATTCTTAACGGTGGTGCTCATGCCGACACCAATGTGGATATACAGGAATTTATGATCGCCCCTGTTGGTGCCCCAAGTTTCTCTGAAGCCCTTCGGTTTGGAACTGAAACCTATCACTCCCTGAAAAGTGTGCTTAAATCAAAGAATCTGCAAACAGGTATTGGGGATGAAGGAGGTTTTGCACCCGAACTTAACTCAAACAGAGAAGCCCTGGAGCTCATAATGACTGCGATTGAAAAGGCTGGTTTTAAGGCTGGTGAAGATATCGCCCTGGCAATGGATGCCGCAGCAAGTGAGTTTTATGAATTCGGAGATTATATTCTCAAAGCAGATAAAAAAACTCTTAAGGCAGAGGGTATGATTGATTTCTACCGCTCATTGATTGAAAATTATCCCATAATTTCAATCGAAGACCCACTTTCAGAGCATGACTGGGAAGGGTGGCAGCAGCTCACAGCTGAACTGGGTGAAAAAGTTCAGCTCGTAGGTGATGATCTGTTTGTGACAAACAAAGCTATTCTTGCAACTGGAATAGAAAAAAAAGCTGCCAATTCAATTCTTATTAAACTCAATCAGATCGGTACTGTAAGTGAAACTATAGACACTATAAAACTCGCCGGATCAAACTCCTATAGTTGCATGTTTTCACACCGCAGCGGCGAAACGGAAGATACTTTCCTCGCCGATATCTCTGTGGCTTCCGGTGTAGGTCAGATCAAAAGCGGTGCTCCCGCCAGATCCGAAAGAGTGGCGAAATATAATCAGCTCCTTAGAATAGAACAGCAGCTTGGAGAGAGAGCAGAATTTTCAAAACTGAAGTAA
- a CDS encoding ATP-dependent helicase HepA codes for MARKKGFSHDDQFSPQMYHREEAFLKKQTDRFREFKPGQRWVSEMEPELGLGEVTLVDGRFVTVAFHGGGDIRRYAKENAPLIRMIVQPGSQIQLKSGEKCAVTASRESDEGIVLYSTDKGEIAERELSEKMRSVGAIDRLLSGDYDPLVSFDLRLKTLKLRSRIESSDVIGFVGPRIELIPHQLYISNEVCSRHIRRTLLSDEVGLGKTIESCLILHNLAVSGRVDRVLIMVPENLVHVWFVELLRKFNLSFRIFNQEFFKQKSNWEVNPFLEDQNILCDWNYMSENPEISDMAKAAGWDLLIVDEVHHAREGSHFFKLLKKLTVSCRDILFLSATPEQYGTREHFLKLQLLDRNRYSDYNSFLAQTQTHSLLADITGRLLDGKSLDERSIGFIKKIPNLGETVDYAKLQEDRTQREKLVKELLDRFGFGRSIFRNTRAAVGGFPSREVRIFPLSADSKITKNVRNEYVAENRLRVDESEEIAFRADPRISYLVKLLKDNSNEKFVLICRTKEKVVALNEALSRSISVKTALFHEQLTLIQRDRNAAWFSEEEGARILLCSEIGSEGRNFQFAHHLVLFDLPPDPSLIEQRIGRLDRIGQSGPIIIHVPFIVNTPYEILARWFHEGLDLFGSSVPGINEMFDSMAESVQKTISMMTDAEEDVSGMLEKLISDTKNVKNEITVRLEASRDRLLELHSFRPQEAKGLVNSIHRADGDEELENVTVQLLEEQGMHVEQAGERVYRLFNEGYSEIEFFGLKESRPMVTFDRTTALHREDYEFFTMDHPSLKGLFDSYLGSISGNSSLCSYHGSSSFQLVLEAAFVIECDAPTSLNANRFLPSVPVVVAIDQSLKDRSQEVDTDKFRSKLRSLGVHPIVTNQRFKDELFPLLYDKLEERARDAADIHIKNGYDAMERVISSELQRLRYFQSINSSVSPEEIKLMENQRNALRLAIKEAVLRLDAIKIIVKV; via the coding sequence ATGGCAAGAAAGAAAGGTTTTTCTCATGATGATCAGTTTTCACCTCAGATGTATCACCGTGAGGAGGCTTTTTTAAAAAAGCAAACAGATCGTTTCAGGGAGTTTAAACCGGGGCAGCGCTGGGTAAGTGAAATGGAACCTGAGCTTGGTTTGGGAGAAGTGACCCTGGTGGATGGCAGATTTGTAACGGTAGCATTTCATGGTGGGGGAGATATTCGTCGTTATGCAAAGGAGAATGCACCGCTTATTCGTATGATAGTGCAGCCCGGATCCCAGATTCAGCTGAAAAGCGGAGAAAAGTGTGCTGTTACTGCAAGCCGGGAGAGTGATGAGGGTATTGTTTTGTACTCCACAGACAAAGGCGAAATAGCAGAAAGGGAGCTTTCTGAAAAAATGAGGAGTGTGGGGGCTATAGACCGATTGTTGTCGGGAGATTATGATCCCCTTGTCAGTTTCGACCTTCGATTGAAAACATTGAAGCTTCGCAGCCGGATTGAGAGTTCTGATGTGATTGGTTTTGTTGGCCCGCGCATAGAATTGATTCCTCATCAGCTCTATATCTCAAATGAGGTTTGTTCCCGTCATATAAGGCGCACTCTTCTATCGGATGAGGTGGGATTGGGAAAGACGATTGAATCCTGTCTTATACTTCATAATCTGGCAGTAAGTGGCAGGGTTGACAGAGTGCTGATAATGGTACCGGAAAACCTTGTACATGTGTGGTTTGTAGAGCTGCTCAGGAAATTCAATCTTTCTTTTCGAATTTTCAACCAGGAATTTTTCAAACAAAAATCTAACTGGGAGGTAAATCCGTTTTTAGAAGATCAGAATATTCTTTGTGACTGGAACTACATGAGTGAAAATCCTGAGATTTCTGATATGGCAAAAGCGGCCGGATGGGATCTTCTTATTGTTGATGAGGTTCATCATGCAAGAGAGGGTAGCCACTTCTTTAAGCTCCTTAAAAAGCTCACTGTGAGCTGTCGTGATATCTTGTTTCTCAGTGCCACACCTGAACAATACGGTACCAGGGAACATTTCCTCAAACTCCAGCTTCTCGATCGGAACAGATATTCTGATTACAACTCTTTTTTGGCACAAACTCAAACCCATTCGCTCCTTGCGGATATTACGGGACGCTTACTCGACGGGAAATCATTAGATGAGAGAAGTATTGGTTTTATAAAAAAAATTCCCAATCTGGGAGAAACTGTTGATTATGCTAAACTCCAGGAAGACCGCACACAAAGAGAAAAACTGGTGAAAGAACTTCTGGACAGGTTTGGGTTTGGTAGATCTATTTTCAGAAACACACGTGCGGCAGTCGGGGGATTTCCCTCCAGGGAAGTACGAATATTTCCACTCAGTGCTGATAGTAAAATAACAAAAAATGTAAGGAATGAGTACGTTGCAGAAAACAGGCTGCGAGTTGATGAGAGTGAGGAAATTGCTTTTCGGGCGGATCCCAGAATTTCATATCTCGTAAAATTGCTAAAAGATAACAGTAATGAAAAATTTGTCCTGATTTGTAGGACAAAAGAGAAAGTTGTTGCTCTGAATGAAGCACTGAGCCGGAGTATCTCTGTTAAAACAGCTCTGTTTCATGAGCAATTAACCCTCATACAGCGCGACCGCAATGCAGCATGGTTTTCTGAAGAGGAAGGGGCACGCATTCTTCTCTGTTCTGAAATTGGGAGTGAGGGCAGAAATTTCCAGTTTGCACACCACCTTGTGCTGTTTGATCTTCCCCCTGACCCCTCTCTTATTGAGCAAAGAATTGGTCGTCTTGATCGTATCGGTCAATCCGGCCCAATAATCATCCATGTGCCATTCATTGTAAACACCCCCTACGAAATTTTGGCCAGATGGTTTCATGAGGGATTGGATCTATTCGGCTCTTCGGTGCCTGGTATTAATGAAATGTTTGACAGTATGGCTGAGTCGGTGCAAAAGACTATCAGCATGATGACAGATGCCGAAGAGGATGTGTCAGGGATGCTTGAAAAATTGATTTCTGATACTAAGAATGTTAAGAATGAGATTACTGTTCGTCTCGAGGCCAGCCGGGACAGACTTCTGGAGCTGCACTCTTTCAGGCCTCAGGAAGCTAAAGGGTTGGTTAATTCGATTCACAGGGCTGATGGTGATGAGGAGTTGGAAAATGTAACAGTGCAACTCTTAGAGGAGCAGGGGATGCATGTTGAGCAGGCTGGGGAAAGGGTGTATCGTCTTTTCAATGAGGGTTACTCTGAGATAGAGTTTTTTGGATTGAAGGAATCACGGCCCATGGTTACTTTTGATCGTACTACTGCTCTCCACAGAGAGGATTATGAGTTTTTCACCATGGATCACCCTTCTCTCAAGGGGCTGTTTGATTCTTATCTGGGATCAATTAGCGGAAACAGTTCTCTTTGCTCCTATCATGGGAGCAGCTCCTTTCAGCTTGTGCTTGAAGCTGCTTTTGTGATTGAGTGCGACGCTCCGACTTCACTTAATGCAAACAGATTTCTACCTTCAGTTCCGGTTGTCGTTGCCATTGACCAGAGTCTTAAGGATCGCAGTCAGGAAGTGGATACTGATAAATTTAGAAGTAAACTGCGATCACTTGGGGTTCATCCAATAGTGACAAACCAGCGGTTCAAAGATGAACTGTTTCCATTACTTTACGATAAATTGGAAGAGCGGGCACGGGATGCTGCAGATATACACATAAAGAATGGTTATGATGCTATGGAGAGAGTAATTAGCTCAGAACTCCAGAGACTGAGATATTTTCAATCAATAAACAGTTCAGTATCTCCCGAAGAGATTAAATTGATGGAAAATCAGAGAAATGCGTTACGCCTTGCAATAAAAGAGGCTGTTCTCAGACTTGATGCAATTAAGATCATAGTGAAAGTGTAA
- a CDS encoding peptidase M16 domain protein, whose translation MKTRTICLSMLFSLLLISGSALGAGRLPEEEIVEHNIPSHPLNLNFESRDWSVPSAQQYRHILNNGLRSYIAVDSTLPIVEITAYINYSSLNDPEGKEGLGTLMSRLLRLGGTEEISADSLNEFLDLMAINFSFSQSESHITFKGTFLSEYQDTALSIMEQMFFHPAFEEERVEREKRLIRESLRHRFVNPAPALNAAFQKQQYTGSNASRMTTASSIENISREDLKSLHDKVFKTDNIVLSVAGKIDKGKTIAKLESIFPQAEQTTSLTPFDNIEIRPETKALIVHRPINQAYVRMALPLFKRPHPDYYSVSLLNMILGGGGFTSRLGTKIRSDAGLTYSIHSRAESNYLYPGTLFIEFNTRKETLPLAIDLIYEEIERIIMEGVTEEELQSAKTALLAQLPSMFRSAGDITSTYAWNEMYSRSQDHFVLYPEEINKLTVEDINNVARKYLNPDNFTYTIIADSTILNRLPESKRFDLSGIENKKFISINEIETLP comes from the coding sequence ATGAAAACCAGAACGATCTGTTTATCAATGCTGTTTAGTTTGCTCCTAATCTCAGGTTCTGCTCTTGGAGCTGGTCGCCTGCCGGAAGAAGAGATTGTTGAACACAATATTCCATCTCACCCTTTAAATTTAAACTTTGAATCAAGAGACTGGAGTGTCCCCAGTGCCCAACAGTACCGACATATTCTCAACAATGGACTAAGAAGCTATATTGCAGTTGATTCAACACTGCCAATAGTAGAAATCACCGCTTATATAAACTACAGTTCTCTTAACGATCCGGAAGGAAAAGAAGGGCTTGGAACACTGATGAGCAGACTTCTGCGACTGGGCGGGACAGAAGAGATTTCTGCTGATTCACTTAATGAGTTCCTTGACCTTATGGCAATAAACTTTTCCTTTTCTCAATCCGAATCACACATAACATTCAAAGGAACATTTCTCTCTGAGTACCAGGATACAGCACTGAGCATTATGGAGCAGATGTTCTTTCATCCGGCATTTGAGGAGGAGAGGGTTGAAAGAGAAAAACGTCTGATCAGGGAATCTCTGCGCCACCGATTTGTAAATCCAGCACCAGCACTCAATGCCGCATTCCAGAAACAGCAGTATACCGGAAGTAATGCATCAAGAATGACAACCGCATCTTCCATAGAAAACATTTCACGCGAGGATCTCAAATCTCTGCACGATAAGGTTTTTAAAACAGATAATATCGTGTTATCTGTTGCGGGAAAAATAGACAAAGGAAAAACCATCGCTAAACTCGAGAGCATTTTTCCCCAGGCAGAGCAGACAACCTCGCTTACACCTTTTGACAATATAGAGATCCGGCCTGAAACAAAAGCACTCATAGTACACAGACCTATCAATCAGGCTTATGTAAGAATGGCCCTGCCTCTTTTCAAACGTCCGCACCCGGACTATTACTCTGTTTCACTGCTCAATATGATTCTTGGCGGTGGAGGTTTCACCTCACGGCTGGGTACAAAAATCCGCTCAGATGCAGGACTCACCTACTCAATACATTCAAGAGCTGAATCAAATTATCTCTATCCCGGAACCCTGTTCATTGAATTCAATACAAGAAAGGAAACTCTGCCCCTTGCAATCGATCTTATCTATGAAGAGATTGAAAGAATAATCATGGAAGGTGTAACAGAAGAAGAATTACAAAGCGCTAAAACAGCCCTTCTCGCACAACTGCCTTCAATGTTTCGTTCTGCCGGAGATATCACTTCAACCTATGCCTGGAATGAGATGTACAGTCGCAGTCAAGATCATTTTGTTCTCTACCCGGAAGAGATAAACAAATTAACGGTTGAAGATATAAACAATGTGGCAAGGAAATACCTTAACCCTGATAACTTTACCTATACCATTATTGCAGACTCAACCATATTGAACAGACTTCCTGAATCAAAAAGGTTTGATCTAAGCGGAATCGAAAACAAAAAATTTATCTCAATCAATGAGATTGAAACGTTGCCATAA